A genomic window from Deltaproteobacteria bacterium includes:
- a CDS encoding ATP-dependent Clp protease proteolytic subunit: MIHLEDENDEPTSHGPDPLSPNVQRALFKSRTVLIFGEVDMKMAERVTAQLLALAAEGDGDIRIILNSPGGHVESGDTIHDVIRFVGPKVKIVGTGWVASAGAHIFLGAKKENRLCLPFTRFLLHQPLGGVRGQASDIHIEAEEIIKMRERLNREIAAETGRPYEKVLQDTERNYWLNANQAKEYGLVGRIINKASDV; encoded by the coding sequence ATGATCCACCTCGAAGACGAGAACGACGAGCCCACGAGCCACGGTCCCGATCCGCTCTCTCCGAATGTGCAGCGCGCGCTCTTCAAGTCGCGCACCGTGCTCATCTTCGGCGAGGTGGACATGAAGATGGCCGAGCGCGTGACCGCGCAGCTCCTCGCGCTCGCCGCCGAGGGCGACGGCGACATCCGCATCATCCTCAACTCGCCGGGCGGCCACGTGGAGTCGGGCGACACCATCCACGACGTGATCCGCTTCGTGGGTCCCAAGGTGAAGATCGTGGGCACCGGCTGGGTGGCCAGCGCGGGCGCGCACATCTTCCTCGGCGCGAAGAAGGAGAACCGGCTCTGCCTGCCGTTCACGCGCTTCCTCTTGCACCAGCCGCTCGGCGGCGTGCGCGGCCAGGCCTCGGACATCCACATCGAGGCCGAAGAGATCATCAAGATGCGCGAGCGCCTCAACCGCGAGATCGCCGCGGAGACCGGCCGCCCGTACGAGAAGGTGCTCCAGGACACCGAGCGCAACTACTGGCTCAACGCCAACCAGGCCAAGGAGTACGGGCTGGTGGGGCGCATCATCAACAAGGCGAGCGACGTCTAG